One Ahaetulla prasina isolate Xishuangbanna chromosome 1, ASM2864084v1, whole genome shotgun sequence DNA window includes the following coding sequences:
- the MPEG1 gene encoding macrophage-expressed gene 1 protein produces the protein MSLSTATSLSLMFIMWTCCAREQPEWHPPAAGFQKCQEALNRPMLGVLPGGGWDNLRNLDMGRVMSLNYSLCKTTKDGAYIIPNDVFTIALKQSSLEMNSEIIESWMDYQCTTAVSINAGLSFSHINGRFSSDFRRAKTHQVRDKSVSTKVQIRNLMYSVKTDPTTKLDEGFHQQLVTIANQLEKNKTQMANYLAEILVLNYGTHVLTGVDVGASLVQEDYIKATFVKDGQSMRSAITAAAGISFQNIINFNMGVSVGAEDNLTKQYQGNRTSSRVESFGGLPFYPGITLKTWQESITNQLVALDRSGLPLPFFITPNNLPGLPSPILKKLSKTIESAIDRYYTFNTYPGCINPASPNFNFYANVDDGTCEGMATNFTFGGVYQDCARLEGPDADVLCQALEQKNPLTGDFSCPVGYTSIKLRSQQREEGFSHLDCHRDCFLWKLFCKWICNDIFTLSKVQFSSHWCAARGPVPETSAFLFGGLFSAKSTNPVTNAQSCPSRYYPLKLFDQLKVCVSSDERGKRHSVPFGGFFSCQIGNPLSGLPNGTENDSYLKRCPAGFSQHLALISDGCQVEYCVQAGRFTDKSLPQARLPPFTQKPAISFLATDIVLVTSSNGDQTWIKDPQTQQWKLGNSEDVLHSLKRGGDAGGGLSNGEAAGITIAAAAGLAILIGIVVRVFKRYKKREFSKIEGEKTCLISNNPVYGLLPEMEDTLQPEQEKQPV, from the coding sequence ATGAGTCTTTCTACAGCAACCTCTCTATCCTTGATGTTCATAATGTGGACATGCTGTGCACGAGAACAACCAGAGTGGCATCCTCCTGCTGCTGGATTTCAGAAGTGCCAAGAAGCCTTGAACCGTCCTATGTTGGGAGTTCTTCCTGGAGGTGGCTGGGATAACCTGAGGAACTTGGATATGGGTAGAGTGATGAGCCTCAATTACTCTTTGTGCAAAACTACAAAAGATGGGGCTTACATCATCCCCAATGACGTCTTCACCATTGCTCTTAAACAAAGCTCGCTGGAGATGAACTCGGAGATCATTGAGTCTTGGATGGATTATCAATGTACCACTGCTGTTTCCATCAACGCAGGGCTGTCTTTTTCCCATATCAATGGCAGGTTCTCCAGTGATTTCCGCAGGGCAAAAACTCACCAAGTGAGAGATAAGTCTGTGTCCACAAAAGTTCAGATCAGGAATTTGATGTACTCTGTAAAAACGGATCCTACCACAAAGTTGGATGAAGGCTTCCATCAACAGCTTGTCACCATTGCTAACCAGCTGGAGAAAAACAAGACTCAAATGGCTAACTACTTGGCAGAAATCTTAGTGTTGAACTATGGCACTCATGTTCTCACCGGAGTAGATGTTGGAGCCAGTCTTGTTCAGGAGGACTATATCAAAGCTACCTTTGTGAAAGATGGTCAATCCATGAGAAGTGCTATCACTGCTGCAGCTGGTATCTCTTTCCAAAACATCATCAACTTTAATATGGGTGTTTCAGTGGGTGCAGAAGACAATTTAACCAAGCAATACCAAGGCAACCGTACTAGTTCTAGAGTGGAGAGCTTTGGGGGTCTGCCTTTTTATCCTGGGATTACCCTGAAAACCTGGCAAGAAAGCATCACCAATCAGCTGGTGGCTCTTGACCGTTCAGGCTTGCCTTTGCCATTCTTCATCACCCCAAATAATTTGCCAGGACTTCCCAGCCCCATTCTGAAGAAATTATCCAAGACTATAGAATCTGCCATTGACCGCTATTATACATTCAACACTTATCCCGGCTGCATAAATCCAGCTTCACCCAACTTCAACTTTTATGCCAATGTGGATGATGGTACCTGTGAAGGAATGGCAACCAATTTTACCTTTGGAGGAGTCTACCAAGACTGTGCTCGATTAGAAGGCCCTGATGCTGATGTGCTCTGCCAAGCCCTCGAGCAGAAGAACCCCCTCACTGGAGATTTCTCCTGCCCTGTGGGTTACACCTCCATCAAACTGCGATCTCAACAACGTGAGGAAGGATTCAGCCACTTAGATTGCCATCGAGATTGCTTTCTTTGGAAACTCTTCTGCAAGTGGATTTGCAATGACATTTTCACTCTCTCCAAAGTGCAGTTTAGCTCCCACTGGTGTGCAGCAAGAGGCCCAGTCCCTGAAACCTCTGCATTTCTCTTTGGAGGGCTCTTCAGTGCCAAGAGTACCAATCCTGTCACTAATGCTCAGTCCTGTCCATCCAGGTATTACCCACTGAAGCTttttgaccagctcaaagtttgTGTGAGTAGTGATGAGAGGGGGAAACGTCATTCGGTGCCCTTTGGGGGGTTCTTTAGTTGCCAAATTGGAAATCCCCTGTCTGGATTGCCTAACGGGACAGAAAATGACTCGTACCTCAAAAGGTGTCCGGCAGGATTCAGCCAGCACCTGGCTCTGATCAGCGATGGGTGTCaagtggaatactgtgtccaagcTGGCCGTTTTACAGATAAGTCTTTACCTCAAGCCCGGCTGCCCCCCTTCACTCAAAAGCCAGCCATCAGCTTCCTTGCTACTGATATCGTTCTTGTTACAAGCAGCAATGGGGATCAGACCTGGATCAAGGATCCACAGACTCAGCAATGGAAGTTGGGCAACTCGGAGGATGTGCTCCACTCCCTGAAGAGAGGTGGGGATGCTGGTGGGGGTCTGTCAAATGGAGAAGCAGCAGGGATCACCATTGCAGCCGCTGCTGGATTGGCCATTTTAATTGGAATCGTTGTCCGTGTATTTAAGAGGTACAAGAAAAGGGAATTTAGCAAGATAGAGGGAGAGAAGACATGTCTGATATCAAATAATCCCGTTTACGGCCTCCTGCCTGAGATGGAGGATACACTCCAGCCAGAGCAGGAAAAACAACCAGTTTAG